In a genomic window of Nodosilinea sp. E11:
- the secY gene encoding preprotein translocase subunit SecY codes for MVVSRGKNPSAQETFMQMAQAAGLRSRLLVTLGLLVLVRLGIFIPVPGIDRQAFAASIQSGSLAGFVGFLDIFVGGGLSALGIFALGILPFINASIIMQLLTAALPQLEDLQKNEGEAGRRKISQITRYVALGWAILQSTLLASFLLYQFAQVPGPAFVAQTVIALTTGSMFVMWVGELITERGIGNGASLLIFLNIVSTLPRSLGQTIELAQSGDRGLVGGVIILMLAFLAMIVGIVFVQEGTRRIPIISARRQVGRKLYLEQSNYLPLRLNQGGVMPIIFASAVLVLPISLTQYITNPGFSQFVNNYLNPTSLFYVSLYLVLILFFSYFYSSLVMNPDDVSRNLKKMGASIPGIRPGKATTEYISRILNRLTFLGAVFLGMVAVVPSAVESLTRVQTFRGFGATSLLILVGVAIDTAKQIQTYVISQRYEGMVKQ; via the coding sequence ATGGTCGTAAGTCGGGGTAAAAATCCCAGCGCACAGGAAACATTCATGCAGATGGCTCAGGCCGCTGGCCTGCGGAGTCGTCTACTGGTGACTCTGGGCTTGCTGGTGTTAGTTAGGCTGGGAATTTTTATTCCGGTGCCAGGGATTGATCGTCAAGCTTTCGCTGCGTCAATTCAGTCGGGGAGCCTGGCGGGCTTTGTGGGCTTTTTAGATATCTTTGTGGGCGGCGGTCTGTCGGCCCTGGGTATCTTTGCTTTAGGGATTCTGCCCTTCATTAACGCCTCAATTATTATGCAGCTGCTGACGGCAGCCCTACCTCAACTGGAGGATTTGCAGAAGAACGAAGGGGAAGCGGGTCGGCGTAAGATTTCTCAAATTACTCGCTACGTAGCTTTAGGCTGGGCAATTTTACAGAGCACTTTGCTAGCCTCTTTTCTGCTTTACCAGTTCGCGCAAGTGCCTGGCCCAGCCTTTGTAGCCCAGACGGTGATTGCTCTGACCACAGGTTCAATGTTTGTGATGTGGGTAGGCGAGTTAATCACCGAACGTGGCATTGGGAACGGTGCTTCGCTGCTGATTTTCTTGAACATTGTCTCAACCCTGCCTCGTTCGTTGGGGCAAACCATTGAGCTGGCTCAGAGTGGCGATCGCGGCCTGGTGGGCGGTGTAATCATCTTGATGCTGGCCTTTTTGGCGATGATTGTGGGCATTGTCTTTGTGCAGGAAGGAACTCGGCGAATCCCGATTATTTCTGCCCGTCGTCAGGTAGGCCGCAAGCTATATCTTGAACAGAGTAATTACCTGCCTTTGCGCCTCAACCAAGGCGGAGTAATGCCGATTATTTTTGCTTCGGCAGTGTTGGTGTTACCCATTTCATTGACTCAGTACATTACCAATCCTGGGTTTAGTCAGTTTGTGAATAACTATCTGAACCCAACTTCTTTGTTCTACGTTTCCCTGTACCTCGTACTCATTCTTTTCTTTAGTTATTTCTACTCGTCTTTGGTAATGAATCCAGACGATGTGTCCCGTAACTTGAAGAAAATGGGAGCTAGTATTCCGGGTATTCGTCCTGGTAAGGCAACAACGGAGTACATCAGCCGGATTTTGAACCGCTTGACCTTCCTTGGGGCTGTTTTCTTGGGTATGGTAGCGGTCGTGCCTAGCGCAGTTGAAAGTTTGACCCGAGTCCAAACGTTTCGAGGATTTGGGGCAACATCTCTGTTAATTCTGGTCGGTGTGGCTATTGATACGGCCAAGCAAATTCAGACCTATGTGATTTCCCAGCGCTACGAAGGGATGGTGAAGCAGTAG
- a CDS encoding adenylate kinase, which translates to MTRLIFLGPPGAGKGTQAALLAKDCEVPHISTGDILRSAVAAGSELGQKADQYMSAGELVPDDLILDLIQERLGQDDAQKGWLLDGFPRNVPQAEFLQKLLDQISQPVDFVVNLDVEDDVIVARLLQRGRQDDEESVILNRLEVYREQTEPLIDYYRSRQQLVSVEGNQTMDAVYSDLKRLVVE; encoded by the coding sequence GTGACTCGATTAATCTTTTTAGGCCCACCTGGAGCAGGCAAGGGCACTCAGGCTGCGCTTTTAGCCAAAGATTGTGAGGTACCTCACATCTCTACCGGAGATATTCTGCGTTCAGCAGTGGCGGCTGGTAGTGAACTGGGTCAGAAGGCCGATCAGTATATGAGCGCTGGGGAGCTGGTGCCCGATGACTTGATCTTGGATTTGATTCAGGAGCGTCTGGGTCAGGACGATGCCCAGAAGGGTTGGCTTCTGGATGGGTTTCCTCGCAATGTGCCTCAGGCAGAGTTCTTGCAGAAGCTGCTCGATCAAATCAGTCAACCGGTTGATTTTGTCGTCAACCTTGATGTCGAGGACGATGTGATTGTGGCCCGCCTGCTCCAGCGGGGTCGTCAAGATGACGAGGAGTCGGTGATTCTCAACCGACTTGAAGTTTATCGTGAGCAAACAGAGCCGCTGATTGATTACTACCGCAGCCGCCAACAGCTAGTTTCGGTAGAGGGTAACCAGACGATGGACGCGGTGTATAGCGATCTAAAGCGTTTGGTAGTGGAGTAG
- the infA gene encoding translation initiation factor IF-1 has protein sequence MSKQDLIEMEGTITESLPNAMFRVDLDNGFNVLAHISGKIRRNYIKILPGDRVKVELTPYDLTKGRITYRLRKK, from the coding sequence TTGTCTAAGCAAGACCTAATTGAAATGGAGGGCACCATTACTGAATCGTTGCCGAACGCTATGTTTCGAGTCGATTTGGACAATGGGTTCAATGTGCTCGCCCACATTTCTGGAAAAATTCGTCGTAATTACATCAAGATTTTGCCGGGCGATCGCGTCAAGGTAGAGCTTACTCCCTACGATTTGACCAAGGGGCGCATTACCTATCGTCTCCGTAAGAAGTAG
- a CDS encoding DUF1611 domain-containing protein, translating to MYLQPDSRLVLLMHEGTQSTMGKTGLALLRFSQSPIVAVIDYQAAGRSLYDLTGIDQPIPVVKSLTEALTFTPDVLAIGIAPSGGNLPPAWFEEIEQAVKAGLSIVNGLHTPMANHPDLQPWLRDYQWIWDVRQEPADLTVGSGQASQLACKRILTVGTDMSVGKMSTTLELHRACLRQGLRSKVIATGQTNLMLGDDGVALDAVRVDYASGAVEQQLMRHGPHHDFVFVEGQGSLLNPASTATLPLLRGTQPTHLVLVHRAGQTHIQNFPQVKIPDLPAVVELYEQVTAAAGAFHPAKVVAIALNTGHLTASEAEIAIETIQVQTKLPCADIFRTGADKLLEPIIA from the coding sequence ATGTACCTCCAGCCCGATAGCCGCCTCGTTCTGCTCATGCACGAAGGAACCCAGAGCACTATGGGCAAGACGGGGTTGGCCCTACTGCGCTTTAGTCAGTCGCCCATTGTAGCCGTGATTGATTACCAAGCTGCGGGGCGATCGCTCTACGACCTCACTGGCATTGACCAGCCCATTCCAGTAGTAAAGTCACTGACCGAGGCCCTCACCTTTACCCCCGACGTGCTGGCGATTGGCATTGCCCCCTCCGGCGGCAACCTACCCCCTGCCTGGTTTGAAGAAATTGAGCAGGCGGTCAAAGCTGGTCTCAGCATCGTCAACGGTCTTCACACCCCGATGGCCAATCACCCAGATCTCCAGCCCTGGCTCAGAGACTATCAGTGGATTTGGGACGTGCGCCAGGAGCCAGCAGACCTTACCGTTGGCTCTGGTCAAGCCAGCCAGCTAGCCTGCAAGCGCATTTTGACCGTGGGCACCGATATGTCCGTCGGCAAAATGTCGACCACCCTAGAGCTGCATCGGGCCTGTCTGCGGCAGGGGTTGCGCTCCAAGGTAATCGCCACTGGCCAAACTAACCTCATGCTCGGAGACGACGGAGTAGCCTTAGATGCCGTCCGGGTTGACTACGCATCAGGAGCCGTAGAACAGCAATTAATGCGTCATGGCCCTCACCACGACTTTGTGTTTGTAGAAGGACAAGGATCGCTACTCAACCCCGCCTCAACGGCCACACTACCGCTGTTGCGCGGCACTCAACCTACCCACCTAGTGCTGGTACATCGAGCCGGGCAAACCCACATTCAAAACTTCCCTCAGGTTAAAATCCCTGATCTCCCTGCCGTGGTAGAACTCTACGAACAGGTCACGGCAGCCGCAGGCGCGTTTCACCCCGCTAAGGTAGTGGCCATTGCCCTCAACACGGGCCACCTTACAGCCAGCGAGGCCGAGATCGCCATTGAAACTATACAGGTCCAAACAAAACTACCCTGTGCAGATATTTTCCGTACAGGGGCCGACAAATTATTGGAGCCGATTATAGCCTAG
- a CDS encoding dipeptide epimerase, with translation MQLSCQPFTVHKRVPLTISRGTTAQSTNLWLKLSAEGIEGWGEAAPFSIGTHQQTLAMLMADVAELQSVLAPFHPLERQAIEKAIAAFPLQSASRAALDVALWDWAGKYTGQPIWRLLGLDLNQIQPTSVTVGIASPEAARQRSQDWLQQTTARALKIKLGSPSGIKADQAMFQAIYDQTPATVSLSIDANGGWSLAQAKQMADWLSDRRVTHLEQPLAVSQDSDLAELKQHSPLPVLVDESCFTSADIPRLMHVVDGINIKLMKAGGLTEALRMIHTARACGLQVMFGCYSDSSLANGAMAQLSPLADYLDLDSHLNLRDDPFTGLSLVNGRLLPTPHPGLGLTYVPPAR, from the coding sequence ATGCAGCTTTCTTGCCAGCCCTTCACGGTTCACAAGCGCGTGCCGCTCACCATCAGTCGCGGCACCACCGCGCAATCGACCAATCTCTGGCTCAAACTCAGCGCCGAGGGCATCGAAGGCTGGGGCGAAGCTGCCCCCTTTTCCATTGGCACCCACCAGCAAACCCTAGCGATGCTGATGGCCGATGTGGCTGAGTTGCAGAGCGTTCTGGCCCCTTTCCATCCTCTCGAACGCCAGGCGATCGAGAAAGCGATCGCCGCATTCCCGCTCCAATCGGCTAGCCGCGCCGCCCTAGACGTCGCCCTGTGGGATTGGGCAGGCAAATATACAGGACAGCCGATTTGGCGGCTGCTAGGACTAGACCTAAACCAGATTCAGCCCACATCAGTCACCGTGGGAATTGCATCTCCCGAAGCCGCCCGCCAGCGATCGCAGGATTGGCTACAGCAAACCACCGCCCGGGCCCTTAAAATCAAACTCGGCAGCCCTAGCGGCATTAAGGCCGACCAAGCCATGTTTCAAGCCATCTACGACCAAACCCCCGCCACCGTTAGTCTCAGTATTGATGCCAACGGTGGCTGGAGCTTAGCGCAGGCCAAACAGATGGCCGACTGGCTCAGCGATCGCCGCGTCACTCACCTCGAACAACCCCTAGCCGTCAGTCAGGATAGTGATCTAGCCGAACTCAAGCAGCACTCGCCCCTGCCCGTGCTGGTCGATGAAAGCTGCTTCACTAGCGCAGATATTCCGCGCCTAATGCATGTCGTCGATGGCATTAATATTAAGCTCATGAAAGCTGGCGGACTGACAGAAGCGCTGAGAATGATTCATACCGCTCGGGCCTGCGGCCTGCAAGTCATGTTTGGCTGTTATTCCGACAGCAGTTTAGCCAATGGGGCAATGGCTCAGCTTTCGCCCCTAGCCGACTATCTCGACCTCGACAGCCATCTCAACCTCCGCGACGATCCCTTCACCGGACTCAGCTTGGTCAATGGCCGCTTACTCCCTACCCCCCACCCTGGACTTGGACTCACCTATGTACCTCCAGCCCGATAG
- a CDS encoding CHRD domain-containing protein: MFRQRANLRHSLIALVTCLCVTVLYSPLMGRVLAQTTPVAPTAVAAAPWLGATSHTLTVGEQMDANLAAATAPLLAQGMAGGPVVTYVTMLNSQSIVPTAPMTQARGVVGAALAGNRLVVRASFRELTSALRDYATDPLDPPNPNITSGFHIHQGGPSENGPFQYALTVTMNPNGLGGSAMGDYTLTPDQLQALQNGRLYVDLHTTRNRGGELRGILMPA; this comes from the coding sequence ATGTTCAGACAACGAGCTAACCTACGCCATAGTTTAATTGCCCTGGTCACTTGCTTATGTGTGACCGTACTCTATTCTCCGCTGATGGGTCGGGTGCTGGCTCAGACCACGCCGGTAGCGCCTACTGCCGTGGCGGCAGCGCCTTGGTTGGGGGCCACTAGCCATACCTTGACTGTGGGAGAACAGATGGATGCCAACCTGGCGGCGGCGACCGCACCGCTGCTGGCCCAGGGGATGGCAGGCGGCCCAGTGGTCACCTACGTGACGATGCTCAATAGCCAAAGCATTGTTCCCACCGCACCCATGACCCAGGCGCGGGGTGTAGTCGGAGCGGCCCTAGCGGGCAACCGTCTGGTGGTACGGGCCAGTTTTCGAGAGTTGACTAGTGCGCTGCGAGACTATGCCACTGATCCGCTCGATCCGCCCAATCCCAACATTACTTCTGGGTTTCACATTCACCAGGGCGGCCCCAGTGAAAACGGGCCGTTTCAGTATGCTTTAACGGTGACAATGAACCCTAACGGTCTGGGTGGCAGCGCCATGGGCGACTATACGCTCACCCCTGATCAGCTTCAGGCCTTGCAGAACGGCAGGCTGTACGTTGACCTGCACACAACCCGCAACCGGGGCGGTGAGCTACGCGGTATTTTGATGCCTGCCTAG
- a CDS encoding sigma-70 family RNA polymerase sigma factor: MDFDQLTLTGAATPTDADLWSALKAGQSNALGILYDRHSGLVYGIALKVLGQAQEAEDLTQDIFVKLAQSTPYDPQRGSFRTFLAILTRSRAIDRLRSRQVARASVERLQTSHVAPPSYSSTPADVLAQAERSKAVQAALAQLSDQQQQVLRLAYYEGLSQSTIAEQLETPLGTVKTHSRRGLLKLRQLLQDRWGHS; this comes from the coding sequence ATGGATTTTGATCAATTGACACTGACTGGTGCCGCAACACCTACGGATGCAGATCTCTGGTCAGCCCTAAAGGCAGGACAAAGCAATGCCTTGGGCATTTTGTACGATCGCCACAGCGGGCTAGTCTACGGCATTGCGCTCAAGGTGCTGGGCCAGGCCCAAGAGGCTGAAGACTTGACCCAAGATATTTTTGTCAAGCTGGCTCAGTCAACCCCTTACGACCCCCAACGCGGCTCGTTTCGCACTTTTCTAGCTATTTTGACGCGATCGCGGGCCATTGACCGCCTGCGATCGCGCCAGGTAGCCCGAGCGTCTGTAGAACGCCTTCAGACTAGTCACGTGGCCCCCCCTTCTTATTCGTCTACCCCCGCCGATGTTTTGGCCCAGGCGGAGCGCTCTAAGGCAGTTCAGGCTGCTCTGGCTCAGCTTTCTGACCAGCAGCAGCAGGTTTTGCGTTTGGCCTACTATGAAGGCCTATCCCAGTCCACTATTGCCGAGCAGCTCGAGACGCCTCTGGGTACGGTTAAGACCCACTCGCGGCGGGGCTTGCTCAAGCTGCGGCAACTTCTCCAAGATCGTTGGGGTCACTCGTAA
- a CDS encoding anti-sigma factor produces MTGPISPEQLDHLLAGYVLYDLSPEEMATLTALLAADPTLYQAIARLQQTLEWTYEGEPVSPPAHLREAVLQGAIASPPPSLSSPAPGWRPRRWARLGWVAAAALVAALSLSNLMLWRTLQLERANRPGEETLTIALGSPEAPLAGQAEVVIDPSTLMGSLTVENLPPLEPGTVYVLWTVVDPSAPVTLDDKDAILTTVFTVDENGRVTQPIDLPPVYRRDRDLVRAVAITQERAAAPQEHRSPPILIQPL; encoded by the coding sequence ATGACCGGGCCAATCTCACCAGAACAACTAGACCATTTACTGGCGGGCTATGTTCTTTACGATCTTAGCCCCGAGGAGATGGCGACCCTGACGGCCCTGCTGGCCGCTGACCCCACGTTGTACCAGGCGATCGCTCGGCTTCAGCAGACCCTGGAGTGGACCTACGAGGGTGAACCCGTCAGCCCGCCTGCGCACTTGAGAGAGGCGGTTTTGCAGGGTGCGATCGCGTCACCCCCCCCAAGTCTGAGTTCTCCTGCACCAGGATGGCGGCCTCGGCGCTGGGCTCGCCTGGGGTGGGTGGCTGCCGCTGCCCTGGTGGCGGCCCTCAGCCTGAGCAATCTAATGCTGTGGCGCACACTTCAGCTAGAGCGGGCCAATCGACCTGGGGAAGAGACCCTAACCATTGCCCTAGGCTCTCCCGAGGCTCCCCTGGCGGGGCAGGCTGAGGTGGTAATTGACCCCTCTACCCTGATGGGTTCGCTCACCGTAGAAAATTTGCCCCCCCTAGAGCCGGGCACGGTCTACGTGCTGTGGACGGTGGTAGACCCTAGCGCTCCGGTGACCCTAGACGATAAAGATGCCATTCTCACTACCGTGTTTACGGTGGATGAGAATGGCCGGGTGACTCAGCCGATTGATCTGCCGCCGGTATACCGGCGCGATCGCGATCTGGTGCGGGCCGTGGCCATTACTCAGGAGCGGGCTGCCGCTCCTCAAGAGCATCGATCGCCCCCGATTTTGATTCAACCGCTCTAG
- a CDS encoding aspartate aminotransferase family protein encodes MAPSVLPATAFIHPQGHNRAAIEAVFEQVTAHILDYLAGASRLVPLPTVKDIAFEGIPEQPTAIASLLESLPSLMAQSMNPAHPGYLGHMDPLPATASLLGDWVAAALNNNMLSVEMSPVLSRLEPLLLADMAQLFGLGATAGGLLTSGGSLANLQALTVARNVKLDCLQAGLAGGPPPLILASEMAHTSIQKAAMVLGLGLNGVALVPTDARGHMDVGALEAQIQSAIAGGQRPIAVVATAGTTVTGNIDPLPEIARIAQAYDLWFHVDAAYGGAIAFSPIHRHQLAGIEQADSITFNPQKWLYVTKTCASVLFRDMGVLHSHFRVSAPYMNVEADWVNLGELSVQGTRHTDVLKLWLTLQHLGKAGCAELVEASYALADHCLAQVRQRPYLELATDPEMNVLCFRGCPSTLPPADWDGWNIRLQEYLLQRHQTFLSVPRLRGQRWLKAVLLNPFTTVAQLSDLFLAIDRFAAEAGA; translated from the coding sequence TTGGCTCCATCGGTTCTACCTGCCACCGCATTTATTCATCCCCAGGGGCACAATCGAGCTGCCATTGAGGCAGTGTTTGAGCAGGTGACAGCACACATTCTTGACTATCTGGCTGGGGCGAGCCGCCTGGTCCCTCTGCCCACGGTGAAAGACATTGCCTTTGAGGGAATTCCTGAGCAGCCGACGGCGATCGCGTCTCTGCTAGAATCGCTGCCCAGCCTGATGGCCCAGTCGATGAACCCGGCTCACCCCGGCTATCTGGGGCACATGGACCCTCTGCCCGCTACAGCCTCTCTGCTGGGCGACTGGGTGGCCGCAGCCCTCAACAACAACATGCTGAGTGTGGAGATGTCTCCGGTGCTGTCGCGGCTAGAACCGCTGCTGCTGGCAGATATGGCTCAGCTATTTGGTCTGGGGGCCACGGCGGGCGGGCTGCTGACCAGCGGTGGCAGTCTGGCTAACTTGCAGGCGTTAACCGTGGCCCGCAATGTGAAGCTCGACTGTCTGCAAGCGGGGTTGGCCGGCGGGCCGCCACCGTTGATTTTGGCTTCGGAAATGGCCCACACCTCAATTCAAAAGGCGGCAATGGTGCTGGGGCTGGGGCTGAACGGGGTGGCGCTGGTGCCTACCGATGCCCGTGGCCATATGGATGTGGGTGCCCTAGAGGCTCAGATTCAAAGCGCGATCGCCGGGGGGCAGCGGCCCATTGCCGTGGTGGCCACGGCGGGTACTACCGTCACGGGCAATATTGACCCACTGCCAGAGATTGCCCGAATTGCTCAGGCCTACGACCTGTGGTTCCATGTAGACGCGGCCTACGGGGGGGCGATCGCATTTTCTCCCATCCATCGTCATCAGTTGGCGGGCATTGAGCAGGCCGATTCGATCACCTTTAATCCTCAGAAGTGGCTCTACGTCACCAAGACCTGTGCCTCGGTGCTGTTTCGCGATATGGGGGTGTTGCACAGCCACTTTCGGGTGTCAGCCCCCTACATGAACGTTGAAGCTGACTGGGTCAACCTAGGAGAGTTGTCGGTGCAGGGCACTCGCCACACCGACGTGCTGAAGCTATGGCTTACTCTCCAGCACCTGGGCAAGGCGGGCTGCGCCGAGTTGGTTGAGGCCAGCTATGCTCTGGCCGACCACTGTTTGGCCCAGGTGCGCCAGCGGCCTTACCTAGAACTGGCCACCGACCCCGAGATGAATGTGCTGTGCTTTCGGGGCTGCCCCTCAACGCTGCCACCCGCTGACTGGGATGGTTGGAATATTCGTCTACAGGAGTATCTTTTGCAGCGGCACCAAACCTTTTTATCGGTGCCAAGGTTGCGCGGACAACGGTGGTTAAAAGCAGTGCTGCTCAACCCATTTACTACGGTTGCCCAGCTCAGCGATTTGTTTTTGGCGATCGATCGCTTTGCTGCCGAAGCAGGAGCTTAA
- a CDS encoding DUF3386 domain-containing protein: MVGTQLAARDFFRAAYDNRYTWDAAFPGYTADVTFTHNGQIYQGQSKITADLKLEVTGIADESAQKMVHGQLFEVSIHRVRREFEASHGNNTFSYGKTLEDGAVEILMGGKAEGDRYEIKNNEVSMVHRHIHGVVVTIHTFSSHDTGAGYLSHRYDSVYHDPKTGEQKGGLSNFEDEYTEVGGYYILSRRAIETATEGGTDSQEFVFSNIALLEA; the protein is encoded by the coding sequence ATGGTTGGAACTCAACTGGCGGCGCGGGACTTTTTTCGGGCAGCCTACGATAACCGCTATACCTGGGATGCCGCTTTCCCGGGCTACACTGCCGATGTCACGTTTACTCACAATGGCCAAATTTATCAGGGCCAGAGCAAAATCACGGCTGATCTTAAGCTTGAGGTCACTGGCATTGCCGATGAATCGGCCCAAAAAATGGTGCATGGGCAGCTGTTTGAGGTGTCTATTCACCGCGTTCGCCGCGAGTTTGAAGCTTCCCACGGCAACAACACCTTTAGTTACGGCAAAACCCTAGAGGATGGTGCCGTGGAAATTTTGATGGGTGGCAAGGCTGAGGGCGATCGCTACGAGATCAAAAATAACGAAGTGTCGATGGTGCACCGCCACATCCACGGTGTGGTTGTTACTATTCACACCTTCAGCAGTCACGACACTGGGGCTGGTTACCTATCGCACCGCTACGACTCGGTCTACCACGATCCCAAAACGGGTGAACAAAAGGGTGGCCTCAGCAACTTTGAAGATGAGTACACCGAGGTGGGGGGCTACTACATTCTCTCTCGCCGCGCGATCGAAACCGCTACCGAGGGCGGTACAGACTCCCAGGAGTTTGTCTTCTCTAATATTGCTCTGCTAGAAGCCTAG
- a CDS encoding TrmH family RNA methyltransferase, protein MRGLRQGAVSTDQWQPLQACPVEQLPQWLADRRQQGYSPIALDRQPQAIPLPEFRFPRQTVLVLGRELTGIPPAVAAACDQAVAIPQYGLVQSLNVQTAAALASYAYLGQWGMVAVPLALTPLE, encoded by the coding sequence ATGCGTGGGCTTCGCCAGGGGGCGGTGTCAACCGACCAGTGGCAGCCCTTGCAAGCGTGCCCCGTGGAACAGTTACCCCAGTGGTTGGCCGACCGGCGGCAGCAGGGCTACAGCCCGATCGCGCTCGATCGTCAGCCCCAGGCGATTCCCCTGCCCGAGTTTCGTTTTCCTCGCCAGACGGTGCTGGTGCTGGGGCGCGAGTTGACGGGCATTCCCCCAGCGGTGGCCGCCGCCTGTGACCAGGCTGTGGCGATTCCGCAATATGGCCTGGTGCAGTCGCTCAATGTGCAAACGGCGGCGGCTTTGGCCAGCTATGCCTACCTTGGCCAATGGGGCATGGTGGCTGTGCCTTTAGCCCTTACGCCTTTAGAATGA
- a CDS encoding 2TM domain-containing protein codes for MPPRWPRKPTREDPAYRKLEDRINFAVHVAAFTAVNSGLWFFHTLNPAWVPWASKVTLVWLPILVGNAVYIFAIANYSPTSLSPAPDPDLNGEP; via the coding sequence ATGCCGCCCCGTTGGCCCCGTAAACCCACCCGTGAAGACCCTGCCTACCGCAAGTTAGAAGACCGGATCAACTTTGCGGTGCATGTGGCGGCCTTTACCGCCGTTAATTCTGGGCTGTGGTTTTTTCATACCCTGAATCCGGCCTGGGTGCCCTGGGCGAGTAAGGTGACCTTGGTTTGGTTGCCCATTTTGGTGGGCAACGCGGTCTATATCTTTGCGATCGCCAATTACTCGCCTACTTCCCTCTCTCCAGCCCCCGACCCTGACCTCAACGGCGAACCCTAG
- a CDS encoding DUF3181 family protein: protein MSDASTARAIESLAAAIGDKVYLDVAKWHLYLGDAKLHTPLAEKLYPLVVGDQVSEAAVADILASTSVSLGGGQKTVPLADLIPSAGKADLLEAIADYQRDL, encoded by the coding sequence ATGTCTGATGCCTCTACTGCCCGCGCGATTGAATCTCTAGCTGCGGCCATCGGCGACAAAGTATATCTCGATGTCGCCAAGTGGCACCTATACCTGGGCGATGCCAAGCTGCACACCCCCTTAGCCGAAAAACTCTACCCTCTGGTGGTAGGCGACCAGGTGAGCGAAGCGGCGGTAGCCGATATTCTCGCTAGCACCTCTGTTTCCCTTGGTGGTGGGCAAAAAACGGTTCCTCTGGCCGATCTGATTCCGTCTGCGGGCAAGGCAGATTTGCTAGAGGCGATCGCCGACTATCAGCGCGACCTCTAG
- a CDS encoding response regulator transcription factor, with translation MSEQAGNILLVDDEPGLREAVQAYLEDSGFAVRSASNAKEGWDLLQQETPDVLISDIMMPQVDGYAFLAQVREDIRFKGLPVLFLTARGMTSDRIQGYNAGCDAYLSKPFDPEELVAVVTNLMGRRAAQTVDAGDIPDIAVMARQIEEIKAMLSQKGGMAKVTSDIRIDLTPREQSVLDLVAEGLMNKEIASRLETSVRNVEKYVSRLFSKTGTNSRTELVRFALEHGMVTT, from the coding sequence ATGTCTGAGCAAGCTGGCAATATCTTACTGGTAGACGATGAGCCAGGTCTGCGCGAGGCAGTGCAAGCCTACCTGGAAGACAGTGGCTTTGCGGTGCGATCGGCCAGCAACGCCAAAGAAGGCTGGGATCTCTTGCAGCAGGAGACCCCTGACGTGCTGATCTCCGACATTATGATGCCCCAGGTCGACGGCTATGCCTTCTTGGCCCAGGTGCGCGAAGACATTCGCTTTAAGGGGCTGCCGGTGCTATTTTTGACCGCGCGGGGGATGACCAGCGATCGCATCCAAGGCTACAACGCGGGTTGCGATGCCTACCTATCTAAGCCCTTTGACCCCGAAGAACTGGTGGCAGTGGTCACCAACCTGATGGGTCGCCGGGCGGCTCAAACGGTAGATGCAGGCGACATTCCCGACATTGCCGTCATGGCCCGCCAAATCGAAGAGATTAAGGCCATGCTGAGCCAAAAAGGCGGTATGGCCAAAGTGACTTCAGATATTCGCATCGACCTTACCCCCCGCGAGCAGAGCGTGCTCGACTTAGTGGCCGAAGGCTTGATGAACAAAGAAATTGCCAGTCGTCTAGAGACCAGCGTGCGCAACGTCGAGAAGTACGTCAGCCGTCTGTTTAGTAAAACTGGCACCAACAGCCGCACAGAGCTAGTGCGCTTTGCCTTAGAGCACGGCATGGTCACAACTTAG